AATTAcgatctaaaaagtatgaaagaaGAAAATAGGCATACCTATTCCTCAGAAATTCTGTTATAACTTTGAATATGTTTTGTTACAGATCTCAATCAAATAAACACCAACCATGTCTCTGGATGAGGTGAGTTAAACAGTACCAAGAcctgaatattatttttatttactttagctACTAACCTAAAgactaaatcaaatcaaatgattTATTTGAGAGCTGCAATGTGCAAACAATAATTTGTTACATAGGAAAGAAAGTAtgttatacaaaattaattataagtagttctacttataaaaactactaaggaggtacctacctacctatgagTTTCCTACCTACTCATCTAACTTCTATATATGATTTTAAAAGTATCACAGAGCTAATTCTATTACACATTCACTCAAAAGATAAAATCATTAtgactttggtaccatgtcacattaacttttttggcaaatttaactgtaagtctcactaaatgtcaaatatgttagtgcgacagcgcagcgtcctaaagtgagtacatatattgttcatgactgtacaagatgTTAATATTGTAACTTGATACAGACATCTACTTAGTTACATTATGTAAGTAGATATAACTTTTTCCTCACGCAGTACTTTTCTAAGAAACTTTCAATTTTCCGTTACTTCCAAGATTCTCAAGAACTGGTTTTGTTGTAGCAATTCAAGCAAGTCTCCGACTCCGTGAGGAACTGGAAGACCAAGCCCTCAGACGATGAGAACCTGGCTCTCTACTCCCTCTTCAAACAGGCCAACTTCGGAGATGtcaacatcagtaagtattgaATAACAGATATTAAATAAGTCATAAGAAGATGAAATTACCAAAAATGTTTGCATCTAAAACAAGTAGATATTGGTATTTAACATTGTCGACATTTTGCgctgcgcatttacttttatatgcgcaaatgtaaaattgcaatattgctttttatcaGATGAAGAGTTTCAAAGTGGCCTTTTTTAAATTCCCAGGTGTTATGATAACTGCTTTAAATCATATCTATGTCTATGTCTAGACTAGAGATAGTAAGCATGGTATATTAGTGATAAGCATATATCCTTCAATTATGAGTCAAAACTTATCGTTTCGATATGCAATAACTATTTACATTAGACACGACGATTTACCCGATTGTTCGAACAAAGGGGACAAGTCACAACACAATGGGgtgactaataaaaaataatcaggtTGAATGAGTATGATTTTATGAGTCACGGTATTGATGTTAAttacttattgatttttttgacgtggcctggtttggccgggcaaatggggagcgctgagcgcggctctcacccggtacaaaatttagacaacaggtctgagggtgcccagttgggcgcgaacctcggctcagggcgtcgtctgagacggAGAATATACGAAAAAAATAACCGACCctaataagcgctgaatgagggaaatcgccggcggggtcggtatcggggttctgaagtgtttggtgtcgcgaactgattgacCGCCTCTATTGCTAGGTAATCGGGTcgcgtcgggatcgtatattatgtccttcggacgccgatacttttcagtaccgtccctgagcgggatgttttcggaagccgcaactaccaggggatttggtaaaaacgttttgaagataatttgagccattgggtgGTTAGCAGAATAGTGTAGTGGCGAATAGTGAATGCATGCATGGGATTCattgtctgggaactgatattaggcagccaaattactaaatacgtacctacttacttacaatattttACGGGTTTTTTAAAGTACGTCTAAGGCATTGTGCcgacgtttttcttgcagcttcttttcccggaTAGTGAGactcaataaagatattttgtgaatttaaatttgaatgtcACCCGGGGTAAATCGACATTAATTGAACGAGGTTAATTCACCTCACCTCCGATGGGGTCATTAGTTTAGTCTATTTACGCCTTAAGTCGTTAAGGAGTAAGTGAGCGCGCACGGGGTAAGGCAGTGTTTCGTATGCAGTATTCGAGCTGTCGAGAAATGTGGCCTAAACAATTCAGAGATAATAATAACCTTAACCTCAagagttaaaagaaaaaagcCAGTCAAGTGcgactcgcgcaccgagggttccTTACATAAAAATAGATCGCGATtggataagataatatatttattgcattcctgatgtttttacagaggtcttaaaagtagaggaaagcaCTGCAACAACAACTCAAAATAACTTCTAAAGTTTGTaattgcaaaaatattattttttcgggTGAAAAACTGCTTATACATCGACATAGGCCGTGATTAGCTTATCAACTGCGCGAGTTTGTACCTAATcgcaaaaacttttttttgtgatggaACAACAAAACGATTTTTGGATGTTTAATCAACTTGATACACACGCGTTTCCGAGAAAAtggtcttgacagacagacgggcGGACAACAGAGTGATCCGTTTTTCATTTTAAGGTTCAGAACCCTAAAATAGAAGTCAGGTGGTCAGTTTAAGTGCGATTCAGCAAAGGTACAATTTGCGGTTACTGCGAGCAGACGTCTACGCCACAAAATAGGTGCATTCACGTCAAAATATTGCGTAATTTTAACGTTCATGGTCATAAGATAATTGTATAAGTAGTCGCAGCAAGTTTATGACGTTTTTTGTACTTACCTTAGTTGTTATAAGATGCTCATATATATACCTACAGACTGCAGACGTAATAATGGACtttttcgaactcatgttttaGTCTCGTTTTTACCTTATAATTTTTTACCTTATAgagtgagaagggaatgttttaagttggtttggacacgtagagcaaACGAAGGATTATAGGATTGTTTAAGGTTTAcccggttattatcataattaaaacacataatactgaGTTGTTACcacgttattatcagggatatgtaCGGGAGTCTGATATCCTTGATAgtaacgtggtaagaacccgttattatgtgttttaattaggataataggattacgaaagccagtatataaagcgaaggttgatggtagggctggcagaggaagacctagtcggacgtacattgaccaaatttgaGATTTCCCTAGAAAAATATCAGTACCTACGATCTGAACCGTCGTCGTGCGCGTATGAAGCGTTTGttgaatgtggacgaagcaagaaaagtgtgtcaggattgaagcaaattattttttaaatttttctttcgtgtactctggtcttatgtTCGTagaggttaggtaataaagttctttttaaggCTTTTTTACTGCCGCGATCGCACACATCCGCAAGAtgataccacaccccggacacttcatacaaacaaccactgttttacacagacaccacacattgtcgttatcgtacacgcgcatctgtgtgtgtgacgtctgatgctcTACGATTAAAGTCTAAACTGTccgaggggaggtgaggtaaacctatctcagacgctggtggggagcggaaagttgccgttctatacgtagtattataccttattctatgatgATGCCAGGATGCAACTATGtaaaagttagtgattatttagaagatatgaatgcatgagatttactgtctgagaactgatattggtgccgattccggCAGGCAAACTTAACTAagttactcaattgtataaaactattttaagtttatttttttaaagaacgtctagggccttgtgccgagggttttcttgcagcttcttttccccggctatacaggttgtcagaagctgcagtagttttaggcggatgagacgttcgttatgtaaaagttgacgattcacagtgtaactatgttactgtgttacctactgaataaatatattttttaatttgaatttgtagtaaatgttttttttgtctCCAGGTGAACCCAGTGGTCTGGTGGAGAAGGCGAAGTTCAAGGCGTGGACAAACCGCAAGGGTATGTCTCCCGATGAGGCCAAGAAGCAGTACATCGAAATCGCACAGAAACTCCAAGCCAAATACGCATAAATTACCCTTAGGTTAACTATTTAatctatagttattattttattttaaaaaatgtaatatatctACCAATCAActtgaaaattaaattgatcCACTCGATATTTCGATCACCgcaatttttttcaaattatgagTGGATTTCTCATATTTGTAATTAGTAtctcaaataaaaatatgttaagcTAAAtcttgtcattttattttagagTGCTAACAAAGTACTTATGCTTTGAAAAGCAGGTTGTTATAGCCGGACGAGAAAATGTAGTTTATGGGTAGTttttcgaacaccggaagtcgctggccccgattcctgcagatccctcctaattttattttaagtaaaaaataagatgattctgtgcttcggagggcacgttaagccttggtcccggctattagccgttaaaacacctccagcaaaccgcagtgaagcagcgtggtggagtatgctccataacccctccggttgattgaggggaggcctgtgcccagcagtgggacgcatagaggctgtttatgtgttatttACCGTAAACGCtaaaatattttagatattttttgtctttttgcaaatatccagttagaacttataCATTAAATACGTAAGTTACCTATAGTTATAGAGATCTCAATTTTTTATCTGTAGCGAGGTAGGTAGCGAGTCTGTTGTGACTTGTAAGGTTTTGCTgacaaaaatcacattagaatgtAATTTATCAATAAAGCCCTACGTGGTTATCACTATACCCAGGGCTCATTATATCCACTTATTCCCTAGACACCGCGCACTGTAAGTATTAAAAACCCCTGCAGTTTGACTACTGATTAGCCACTTGTGGGATGGCCCATTAGGGATTGCTAGCGGCGCGCGTGTGTGTATGAACCtcatcactaattaaagagccacgctcttgtcggtgtagcatcctccatgttactttttagggaaaaatagagcagtgatcCCTCTTGCCtactgccccgcagtactctgtctgacgcgagtggaattgcgcccagattagtctatttcaaagccgtactaggactcctggaGGACAGGCTCCGgcctaaatagtactgacagttactgctgccctctgtcagtttccaggttacagtccccgtgactcgcctcttccatcCTGCaatgccgtaccgatggctcccatcttcgcctctgcaaccgttgaggtcttcatccgtatcccgggcaagggttctacattataccccgtaggtctgggtccctatccgaactcagccactaTCTTACTcgtactccggcctactgaagtaagaggccgATTCGGTACCTACTGATGTATGGACCTATGACGTGTATTTTTTGCAGGTTTCTACAAATTATCAGGCATTTCATCATCACAAGAATGTTTCATACTCATTGGTACACGTATTAACAGTAGGTAAATATAGAAACATGACTATGTGGTAGACTTTACCCCATCTGTCCATGATTCATGTTATTATGAATTTGTGATTTATgtatgactagcttttgcccgcggcttcgctcgcgttaaattcggtgAAACCCCCTTTTGCTAATCTACCAATTGTTAGCTTCCTACCTTATTGAAAATtgtgaaaagtcccatataaaatatGACCCACTCTTTGCAGGATTCGCGggccaaattaaaaaaaaaatgatgcacgattttttgttagtcacaacgcctgcataccaatttttagctttctaataccttgaaaattgcggaatgctccatacaaacttacaCCCCCCATTGTAGGGAAGTTGGAGGttggttagaaagagacaaaaagtagcctatgtcttCTCCATCCCTCCAACTACCtgtctccacttaaaaaatcacgtcaattcgtagCTCCgctttgccgtgaaagacgggcaagcaaacagacacacacttgcacacatttataatattagtagataCAACTTCAACACAAGTGTTAACTCTAGTACTTATGACGTGAATCtaaga
The nucleotide sequence above comes from Pectinophora gossypiella chromosome 6, ilPecGoss1.1, whole genome shotgun sequence. Encoded proteins:
- the LOC126367403 gene encoding putative acyl-CoA-binding protein yields the protein MSLDEQFKQVSDSVRNWKTKPSDDENLALYSLFKQANFGDVNISEPSGLVEKAKFKAWTNRKGMSPDEAKKQYIEIAQKLQAKYA